A section of the Humulus lupulus chromosome 2, drHumLupu1.1, whole genome shotgun sequence genome encodes:
- the LOC133818982 gene encoding F-box/kelch-repeat protein At5g42350-like, with protein sequence MFSERLTGEQSLSQDFESLSVSRRLVRSVSQKLRKKNHRSASEEEDAVNGISIKCLTLYGRGGGCKVGADTGDEFGDPSSRRRSSASDEGKGYKLICGAEETGVDCFSYSVKERFWKKHNRKDFELEESIRNSRMHIFLPDDILEMCLVRLPLVSLMTARLVCKKWRHLTTTRRFLQMRHEGFHQNPWLFLFGAVKDGYCSGEIHALDVSLEQWYRIDANILKGRFMFSVASIQDDIYIVGGCSSLSNFGKVDRSSFKIHKGVIFFSPLTKSWHKVAPMKHARSSPILGFYEVSSDFSNGQMHLCRQDRRPRTRIGGVSDVYEDPHRLSLRRHNRNSIEESEASLLPNRKSYKFARPKSDQTGTRSCKRFVLIVVGGHGSWDEPLDSGEIYDSLSNKWTEIQRLPVDIGVVCSGVVCKGIFYVYSETDKLAGYDIERGFWIGIQTTFPPRVHEYYPKLVTSNGRLFMLSVSWCEGNGQIGRRNKAVRKLWELDLLCLTWTEVSVHPDAPMDWNAVFMADRNLIFGIEMFKIFGQVLDFLTVCDVSDKEMMWNHISRNHVTHEFDASSCMTKSMAVLHL encoded by the coding sequence ATGTTTTCTGAGAGACTGACTGGAGAACAATCACTTAGTCAGGATTTTGAATCACTGAGTGTGTCAAGACGACTTGTAAGAAGTGTTAGCCAAAAATTGAGGAAGAAGAACCATAGAAGTGCATCAGAGGAAGAGGATGCTGTCAATGGGATATCTATTAAATGTCTAACTTTATATGGTAGAGGTGGTGGCTGCAAAGTAGGGGCTGACACAGGTGATGAATTTGGAGATCCGAGTAGCAGGAGGAGGTCAAGTGCTAGTGATGAAGGTAAAGGGTATAAACTGATATGCGGTGCTGAGGAAACTGGTGTTGATTGCTTCTCGTACAGTGTGAAAGAGAGATTTTGGAAGAAACATAACAGAAAGGATTTTGAACTTGAAGAGTCAATAAGAAACAGCAGAATGCACATATTTCTTCCTGATGATATATTGGAAATGTGTTTAGTGAGGCTCCCACTGGTCAGTCTCATGACTGCACGACTTGTCTGCAAGAAATGGAGACACTTAACTACGACTCGTCGATTTCTGCAAATGAGACATGAAGGCTTTCATCAGAATCCATGGTTGTTTTTGTTTGGTGCTGTAAAAGATGGTTATTGCTCTGGGGAGATTCATGCATTGGATGTGTCCCTTGAGCAGTGGTACAGGATAGATGCCAACATTCTCAAAGGGAGGTTCATGTTCTCTGTTGCCAGTATCCAGGATGATATTTATATTGTTGGAGGGTGTTCTAGCTTGTCAAACTTTGGCAAGGTGGATAGGAGTTCATTTAAGATACATAAAGGGGTAATATTTTTTAGTCCATTGACTAAATCGTGGCATAAAGTTGCACCTATGAAGCATGCAAGATCATCACCTATTTTGGGATTTTATGAGGTGAGTTCAGATTTTTCTAATGGTCAAATGCATCTATGTAGGCAAGATAGGCGTCCCAGAACACGGATTGGTGGGGTCTCAGATGTTTATGAAGACCCCCATAGGCTCTCTTTGAGACGTCATAACAGAAATTCAATTGAAGAAAGTGAGGCTTCATTATTGCCCAATAGAAAGTCATACAAGTTTGCCAGACCAAAAAGTGATCAAACAGGGACAAGAAGTTGCAAAAGGTTTGTTCTCATTGTTGTGGGTGGTCATGGATCTTGGGATGAACCCTTGGATTCTGGAGAAATATATGATTCTCTGTCAAATAAATGGACAGAGATTCAAAGATTGCCAGTAGATATTGGGGTTGTTTGTTCTGGAGTTGTCTGCAAGGGGATCTTTTATGTTTATTCCGAGACTGATAAACTTGCGGGATATGAtatagaaaggggtttttggattGGTATCCAAACTACATTCCCACCTCGAGTTCACGAGTACTACCCAAAACTTGTAACTAGCAATGGTCGGTTGTTTATGCTCTCAGTTTCTTGGTGTGAAGGGAATGGTCAAATAGGAAGGAGAAACAAGGCTGTTAGAAAACTCTGGGAGCTGGATCTCTTGTGTCTTACCTGGACAGAGGTTTCAGTACATCCTGATGCTCCAATGGATTGGAATGCCGTTTTTATGGCTGATAGAAATCTAATATTTGGCATTGAAATGTTCAAAATATTCGGTCAAGTCTTGGATTTTTTGACTGTATGTGATGTGTCAGATAAGGAAATGATGTGGAATCACATATCAAGGAATCATGTTACTCATGAATTTGATGCTTCTTCGTGCATGACTAAGTCCATGGCCGTGCTACACTTGTAA